Proteins co-encoded in one Micropterus dolomieu isolate WLL.071019.BEF.003 ecotype Adirondacks unplaced genomic scaffold, ASM2129224v1 scaffold_6, whole genome shotgun sequence genomic window:
- the LOC123967080 gene encoding sodium- and chloride-dependent GABA transporter 2-like yields the protein MKGDATRAGLPSGSRQAKDLLPHSDEKMEERGQWSNKLEFILSVAGSIIGLGNMWRFPYLCYKNGGGAFLIPYLIFLFTCGVPVFFLETALGQYTSEGGITCWRKISPLFEGIGYGTQVIVTLLNFYYIIVLAWGIFYLSFCFSWDLAWSSCNNTWNTENCVEFQRRNTSLNQTGNITSPVLEFWERRALRISPGIDHMGSLNWDLALCLFIAWVMCYFCIWKGVKSTGKVVYFTATFPYLMLIVLLIRGLTLPGAGIGIQFYLYPDLGRLADPQVWMDAGTQIFFSYAICLGSLTALGSYNKYNNNCYRDCLALCFLNSGTSFVAGFAIFSILGFMSFEQNVPISEVAESGPGLAFIAYPRAVSMMPFSPLWAALFFIMIVFLGLDSQFVCVESLVTAVVDMYPALFRRKNRRELFLLAVSLFSFFMGLIMLMEGGMYVFQLFDYYAASGMCLLFMSIFETVCIAWVYGADRFYDNIEDMIGYRPGPYIKYCWLFFTPATCIGTFAFSLIKYTPLKYNNEYVYPWWGYVIGWLLALSSMVCIPLWMVYKICTTQGTLRERIQLLMTPSDGLPKTKREQERLLVIFSPEGDATMTRNGYCPVSERDSSL from the exons ATGAAAG GAGACGCTACCAGAGCAGGCCTTCCAAGTGGCAGCCGCCAAGCCAAGGACCTGCTGCCCCATTCGGATGAGAAGATGGAGGAGCGGGGCCAATGGAGCAATAAGTTAGAGTTTATTCTGTCAGTCGCCGGCTCCATCATCGGCCTGGGCAACATGTGGCGCTTCCCTTACCTCTGCTACAAGAACGGAGGAG GTGCATTCCTCATCCCCTATCTGATCTTCCTGTTCACCTGTGGCGTTCCTGTCTTCTTCCTGGAGACGGCCCTGGGCCAGTACACCAGCGAGGGGGGCATTACTTGCTGGAGAAAAATCAGTCCCTTGTTTGAAG GTATTGGCTATGGCACCCAGGTGATAGTGACTCTGTTGAACTTCTACTACATCATTGTTCTGGCCTGGGGGATTTTCTACCTGTCTTTCTGCTTCTCCTGGGACCTGGCCTGGTCGTCCTGCAACAACACATGGAACACAG AAAACTGTGTGGAGTTTCAGAGGAGAAACACTTCACTCAACCAAACTGGCAACATCACATCTCCTGTCCTCGAGTTCTGGGA GAGAAGAGCGCTGAGGATTTCCCCAGGCATTGACCACATGGGCTCTCTGAACTGGGACCTGGCCTTGTGTCTGTTCATTGCCTGGGTCATGTGCTACTTCTGCATCTGGAAGGGGGTGAAATCCACGGGAAAG GTGGTCTACTTCACTGCGACCTTCCCCTATCTGATGCTGATTGTGTTGTTGATCAGAGGGCTCACCCTGCCTGGCGCTGGGATCGGCATCCAGTTCTACCTTTATCCTGACCTGGGACGACTGGCGGACCCACAG GTGTGGATGGATGCTGGTACCCAGATCTTCTTCTCCTATGCCATCTGTTTGGGGTCGCTGACTGCTCTGGGGAGctacaacaaatacaacaataacTGCTACAG AGATTGCCTGGCGCTGTGCTTTCTGAACAGTGGCACCAGTTTTGTGGCAGGCTTTGCAATCTTCTCCATCCTGGGTTTCATGTCTTTTGAACAGAACGTTCCCATCTCAGAAGTGGCAGAATCTG GTCCTGGCCTAGCCTTCATAGCTTACCCCCGAGCTGTGAGCATGATGCCCTTCTCTCCTCTGTGGGCCGCCCTCTTCTTCATCATGATTGTTTTTCTGGGGCTTGACAGCCAG tttgtgtgtgtcgaGAGCCTTGTGACCGCGGTAGTTGACATGTACCCTGCTTTGTTCCGACGTAAAAACCGCAGGGAGCTCTTCCTGTTAGCTGTTAgcctcttctccttcttcatGGGCCTCATCATGCTGATGGAG GGGGGCATGTATGTCTTCCAGCTTTTTGATTACTATGCAGCCAGTGGCATGTGTCTTCTCTTCATGTCCATCTTTGAGACTGTCTGCATTGCATGGGTCTATG GTGCAGATCGCTTTTATGATAACATTGAGGACATGATTGGCTACCGCCCAGGACCTTACATCAAGTACTGTTGGTTGTTCTTCACCCCAGCCACGTGCATT GGTACCTTTGCCTTCTCCCTCATAAAATACACTCCTCTCAAGTACAACAATGAGTATGTGTACCCATGGTGGGGCTATGTCATTGGCTGGCTGCTCGCTCTCTCCTCCATGGTCTGCATCCCGCTTTGGATGGTTTACAAGATCTGCACCACCCAGGGGACACTCAGAGAG CGCATCCAGCTGCTCATGACACCATCTGACGGCTTACCCAAAAccaagagagagcaggagaggttACTGGTCATCTTTTCTCCTGAGGGAGATGCCACGATGACCAGAAATGGCTACTGTCCTGTCTCAGAGAGAGACTCCAGCTTATGA